From a region of the Blattabacterium sp. (Nauphoeta cinerea) genome:
- the dut gene encoding dUTP diphosphatase, protein MYNITIKISNISSNPLPIYETKGSSGMDLRASLKKNIIIFSMERKIVKTGLFIEIPKKYEAQIRPRSGLALYHGITVLNNPGTIDSDYRGEIKILLFNLSKNSFIIKNGDKIAQIIFFKYKKIKWDLKLKIIKKNN, encoded by the coding sequence ATGTATAATATTACTATAAAAATATCTAATATTTCGTCTAATCCTTTACCTATTTATGAAACAAAAGGTTCATCTGGTATGGATTTAAGAGCTTCATTAAAAAAAAATATTATAATTTTTTCTATGGAAAGAAAAATTGTAAAAACTGGTTTATTTATTGAAATTCCTAAAAAATATGAAGCCCAAATACGACCTAGAAGTGGTTTAGCTTTATACCATGGTATAACTGTTTTAAATAATCCAGGTACTATAGATTCTGATTATAGAGGTGAAATAAAAATACTATTATTTAATCTATCTAAAAATTCTTTTATTATAAAAAATGGAGATAAAATTGCTCAAATTATATTTTTTAAATATAAAAAAATAAAATGGGATTTAAAATTAAAAATTATAAAAAAAAATAATTAA